From Chloroflexota bacterium, the proteins below share one genomic window:
- a CDS encoding N-acetyl-gamma-glutamyl-phosphate reductase, whose amino-acid sequence MSKIRVGIINVTGYAGAELARLLYKHPRVKLGSITGRSTAGQKLAEVFPHLAEIDITITAELDEVDLVFSAMPHKASAEVIIPLVERGIKVVDISADFRLKDASQYPLWYDFAHPAPELLQKTVYGLPELHRSEIATANLVANPGCYPTGALLALAPAVKEGLIEPDIIIDSKSGVSGAGRTLSLSTHYTEAVDTVRAYSVHGHRHLPEIVQGLETLNLGSPVSVTFLPHLVPMSRGILSSCYAKLKESQLVKKEKVLELYRDYYKGEPFVKVVDKPPETKQTWGSNLCLVYPTVDARTGRIIVISCLDNLVKGAAGQAIQNMNIMSGFPETAELEALPIYP is encoded by the coding sequence ATGTCAAAGATAAGAGTCGGAATCATAAATGTTACCGGTTATGCCGGTGCAGAGTTGGCTAGGTTGCTCTATAAGCACCCGAGAGTTAAGCTTGGCTCAATTACAGGCAGGAGCACTGCCGGACAGAAGCTAGCCGAGGTTTTCCCACACCTAGCTGAAATTGACATAACGATCACTGCAGAGCTTGATGAAGTTGACCTCGTCTTTTCTGCAATGCCACATAAGGCAAGCGCTGAAGTCATAATACCCTTAGTTGAACGTGGCATTAAAGTTGTCGACATCAGCGCTGATTTCAGGCTCAAAGATGCTAGTCAGTATCCACTGTGGTACGACTTTGCTCATCCAGCACCGGAATTATTGCAGAAAACTGTTTATGGCTTGCCTGAATTACATCGTTCCGAGATCGCTACAGCCAATTTGGTTGCCAATCCCGGTTGCTATCCAACAGGAGCACTGCTGGCTCTAGCACCGGCAGTTAAGGAAGGCCTGATCGAGCCAGATATCATCATTGATAGCAAATCAGGTGTCTCCGGTGCCGGCAGGACTTTAAGTTTATCAACCCATTATACCGAGGCTGTTGATACTGTCCGTGCCTATTCCGTGCATGGGCATCGTCATTTGCCAGAAATTGTCCAGGGGCTTGAAACTCTGAATCTAGGTTCCCCTGTTTCGGTGACATTTTTGCCTCATCTGGTGCCGATGTCTCGGGGCATATTAAGCTCGTGCTATGCCAAGCTGAAAGAGAGCCAATTGGTTAAGAAGGAGAAGGTATTAGAACTATATCGCGATTATTATAAAGGGGAACCTTTTGTCAAGGTGGTTGATAAGCCACCTGAGACGAAACAAACCTGGGGAAGCAATCTTTGCCTCGTTTATCCTACTGTTGATGCTAGGACTGGCAGGATTATAGTCATAAGCTGTTTAGACAACCTGGTAAAAGGGGCGGCTGGACAGGCTATACAGAATATGAATATAATGTCTGGCTTTCCTGAAACTGCCGAGCTTGAAGCCTTACCGATTTACCCCTAA
- a CDS encoding histidine phosphatase family protein, which translates to MELAELTRLIVVRHGRTEWNRVERFRGRADIELDEIGIRQAEAAAARIADWQVSAVCSSPLRRALTTAKVLARPFNLEVKSLPGIIDIDYGEWQGLSPEEAAAKHGNLYSMWLNSPHKVKFPGGEYLAEVRERAAFAVDGLIAQHPKETVVLVTHKVVCQILILSLLGLDNSHFWEITQDVCAVNLFEVREGVPSALFLNDTCHLKGVN; encoded by the coding sequence CTGGAGTTAGCAGAATTGACTCGACTTATTGTGGTCAGGCATGGGCGGACGGAGTGGAACCGGGTAGAAAGATTTAGAGGTAGAGCTGATATCGAGCTTGATGAGATAGGTATTAGACAAGCTGAAGCTGCAGCTGCACGGATTGCAGACTGGCAAGTTTCAGCAGTTTGTTCTAGCCCACTTCGCAGGGCCTTGACCACAGCCAAAGTACTAGCCAGGCCTTTTAATTTGGAGGTGAAGTCACTCCCTGGTATTATCGACATAGATTATGGAGAGTGGCAGGGTTTGTCTCCTGAGGAAGCGGCTGCCAAGCATGGTAATCTTTATTCAATGTGGCTAAACAGCCCACACAAAGTGAAATTTCCCGGAGGCGAGTACCTTGCCGAGGTCAGAGAGAGAGCTGCTTTTGCGGTGGATGGCTTGATAGCACAGCATCCTAAAGAAACGGTTGTTTTGGTGACACACAAAGTGGTCTGCCAGATTCTTATTCTCAGTTTACTAGGTTTAGATAATTCGCATTTCTGGGAGATAACTCAGGATGTCTGCGCCGTTAACCTCTTTGAAGTGAGAGAAGGTGTACCTTCGGCCTTATTTCTAAATGACACCTGCCACCTGAAAGGTGTAAACTAG
- a CDS encoding acetyl-CoA C-acetyltransferase, translating into MSEVVIVSGVRTAIGAFGGSLRDVPVVNLGALVIKETLKRAGLRPRAGKELLDYAPKAAKDAGLTELEKAHYDWDDTLKEVQVDEVIMGNVLQGGQGQNTARQAAIYAGLPKETNAFTVNKICASGLKAITLGAQAIMLGQAEAVVAGGMENMSYAPYVLPRARWGYRMDVNAKGEAIDLMVYDGLWEIFYGYHMGLTAENIAQKYSISRQEQDELGLLSHQRAREAITQGLFKQEIVPVVIPQKKGEAFVFDTDERPMDTSLEKMAKLPPVFKKDGTVTAGNASGINDAAAAVVLMSRERADELKLKPMGMVKSYASGGVDPAYMGLGPIPAVKKALEKAGVGVKDLDIIELNEAFASQAIACIRELVLSTDNTNVRGSGISLGHPIGCTGARLVVTILHEMKRQNLHLGLVTMCIGGGQGMAMVIER; encoded by the coding sequence ATGTCAGAGGTAGTTATTGTCAGCGGCGTCAGGACAGCTATCGGGGCCTTCGGTGGCTCTTTGAGGGATGTTCCTGTGGTAAACCTTGGGGCGCTGGTGATCAAAGAAACATTGAAACGGGCTGGTCTAAGACCTAGAGCTGGCAAAGAGTTGCTCGACTATGCACCAAAAGCAGCGAAGGATGCTGGGCTGACTGAGCTGGAGAAAGCTCACTATGACTGGGATGATACACTTAAAGAGGTTCAAGTCGATGAAGTAATTATGGGCAATGTGTTGCAGGGAGGGCAGGGACAAAATACTGCCAGACAGGCTGCTATCTATGCTGGTTTGCCTAAGGAGACGAATGCCTTTACTGTAAATAAGATATGTGCTTCAGGGCTTAAAGCAATTACATTAGGTGCGCAGGCAATAATGCTCGGCCAAGCTGAAGCAGTTGTCGCTGGCGGTATGGAAAACATGAGTTATGCCCCTTATGTTCTACCTCGGGCTCGTTGGGGTTATCGCATGGATGTAAATGCCAAAGGCGAGGCTATAGACCTCATGGTTTACGATGGATTGTGGGAGATATTCTATGGCTACCATATGGGGTTGACTGCAGAAAATATTGCCCAGAAGTATAGCATTTCCCGGCAGGAACAGGATGAACTAGGGCTTTTGAGCCATCAGCGAGCCAGAGAAGCTATAACTCAAGGTTTATTCAAGCAAGAGATAGTGCCGGTGGTTATTCCACAAAAAAAGGGCGAAGCTTTTGTCTTTGATACTGACGAGCGACCGATGGACACAAGTCTGGAAAAGATGGCGAAGTTGCCGCCAGTATTTAAGAAAGATGGCACAGTAACTGCGGGCAACGCTTCTGGTATTAATGATGCTGCTGCGGCGGTAGTGCTGATGAGCCGGGAAAGAGCTGATGAGTTGAAGCTGAAGCCGATGGGGATGGTCAAGTCTTATGCCTCTGGAGGTGTCGACCCGGCTTATATGGGATTGGGGCCGATACCAGCGGTGAAAAAGGCGCTGGAGAAGGCTGGAGTTGGTGTTAAGGATTTGGATATTATTGAGCTGAATGAAGCCTTCGCCTCCCAGGCTATTGCTTGCATTAGAGAACTAGTATTAAGTACAGATAATACCAATGTCCGCGGAAGTGGCATTTCCCTGGGACATCCTATTGGCTGTACCGGAGCCAGACTGGTGGTCACAATACTCCATGAGATGAAGAGGCAAAACTTGCATCTTGGTCTGGTAACCATGTGCATTGGTGGAGGGCAGGGCATGGCGATGGTTATAGAGAGATAA